One window of the Shewanella litorisediminis genome contains the following:
- a CDS encoding methyl-accepting chemotaxis protein gives MNNNLAFKVQIGLAVALSGLMVLLFGATFLFEKQKLEQAFTEYEKDTLASLAVTMAQPVFTYDFEQIEAILSVTLEQEQIAALRVVDHRGKPMASVGSHADGDAALEQKSISFSDNGKPTGKMDVTFTRAPMEARLRALLLGLLAQGALILLLSMVVIVIILKKLVITPLAHVVSAMEDVASGDGDLTRRLPVESQDEIGRLASAFNAFIEQIHATVTKVQETATQLIEGAGTLGSLSGANNLRVQEQRQETEAAVTAVCQLSASAAEVAGNALRTSEAAAEADAQVDESQRRFDQSLALTRQLVDELGRCAVSVQQLQQETQKIDEVVVVINSIAEQTNLLALNAAIEAARAGEQGRGFAVVADEVRTLASRTQQATGEIQKMIQQVQTRVNDTVTVMDASQQLSDKSLFQAEEIKSMLASVTRLVSNINAMNTQVAHAASEQTSVTENISRSLNDLAGISGSASADSAFLAQSGERLFQQGERLRALVNSFRL, from the coding sequence ATGAATAATAATCTGGCTTTCAAGGTGCAGATTGGCCTGGCGGTGGCGCTGTCGGGCTTGATGGTGCTGCTATTTGGCGCAACCTTTTTGTTTGAAAAGCAAAAGCTTGAACAGGCCTTTACCGAATACGAAAAAGACACTCTGGCCAGTCTTGCGGTGACCATGGCCCAGCCGGTGTTTACCTACGATTTCGAGCAGATCGAAGCCATTTTGTCAGTCACGCTGGAGCAGGAGCAAATCGCGGCGCTCAGGGTGGTCGACCATCGCGGTAAGCCCATGGCCAGTGTCGGCAGTCATGCCGACGGAGATGCGGCTCTCGAGCAAAAGAGCATCAGTTTCAGTGACAACGGCAAACCCACCGGCAAGATGGACGTGACCTTTACCCGGGCGCCCATGGAGGCGCGGCTTCGCGCCTTACTGTTGGGGCTATTGGCCCAGGGCGCCCTGATTTTGCTGCTGTCCATGGTGGTCATCGTCATCATTCTCAAAAAGCTGGTGATTACGCCGCTGGCCCATGTGGTGTCGGCCATGGAGGATGTTGCCAGCGGTGATGGTGACCTTACCCGGCGGCTGCCGGTGGAAAGTCAGGATGAGATTGGCCGTCTGGCATCCGCTTTTAATGCCTTTATAGAACAAATTCATGCCACAGTAACCAAGGTGCAGGAAACCGCCACCCAGCTGATTGAAGGGGCGGGCACCCTGGGAAGCCTGAGCGGCGCCAATAATTTGAGGGTGCAGGAGCAGCGTCAGGAGACCGAAGCCGCAGTAACCGCAGTCTGTCAGCTGTCTGCCAGCGCCGCCGAGGTGGCCGGCAATGCCCTGCGCACCTCAGAAGCTGCGGCCGAGGCCGATGCGCAGGTGGATGAGAGTCAGCGCCGCTTCGACCAGAGTCTCGCACTGACCCGTCAGCTGGTAGATGAGCTTGGCCGCTGCGCAGTATCGGTGCAGCAGCTGCAGCAGGAAACGCAAAAGATTGATGAAGTGGTGGTGGTGATTAACAGCATTGCCGAGCAGACCAATCTGCTGGCGCTGAATGCCGCCATTGAAGCCGCCCGTGCGGGAGAGCAGGGCAGGGGCTTTGCAGTGGTGGCCGACGAAGTGCGCACCCTTGCAAGCCGTACCCAGCAAGCCACCGGCGAAATTCAAAAGATGATCCAGCAGGTGCAAACCCGGGTGAATGATACGGTTACCGTGATGGACGCCAGTCAGCAGCTGTCGGATAAGTCGTTGTTTCAGGCAGAGGAAATCAAATCCATGCTTGCCAGCGTTACCCGTCTGGTTTCCAATATCAATGCCATGAATACCCAGGTGGCCCATGCTGCATCCGAGCAAACCAGCGTCACCGAAAATATCTCCAGAAGTTTGAACGATCTCGCCGGCATCTCAGGTTCGGCCTCAGCAGACAGTGCCTTTTTGGCGCAGTCCGGTGAGCGCCTGTTCCAACAGGGGGAAAGATTGCGGGCACTTGTAAACTCATTCAGGTTGTAG
- a CDS encoding family 20 glycosylhydrolase has product MKFSLAASAILLALGVSGCSQAPVEPAAVAAGASVLSQASLQAFADGLDVKYRVITNRPDDNCIKDVAEGRCFQAEIVLTSAIDFDGRDFEIYYSQMRPVQSVQSTDFVIEHVKGDLHRIKPTERFGGFKANKSQTLAFRGELWQLSETDAMPNYYITSPGLKPVVIASTRLAVEAETGLEQRPYVEAFSDADKQYRRTDNDKLPWATAAVLFEGNESLVADPAAAAQRIIPAPLSQTLEAELGTLDLSGGIAIELPQGLDKVAIDAALARLARLGIEEAATGAKLKLVSDDSLDEEAYHLLIRPEGAEIKAATEAGFAYGLSSLAALIQPGKPVITAQKISDAPRYGFRGMHVDVSRNFHSKEFMLSLLDQMAAYKLNKLHLHMGDDEGWRLEIDGLPELTEIGSKRCHDLTEDTCLLPQLGSGPDADVKVNGFYTKADYIEILKYASARQIQVIPSMDMPGHSRAAVKAMEARYRRLAEAGDIKGAEEYRLIDPQDKTVYSSVQYYDDNTLNVCIESTYHFVDKVIDEIAKLHREAGQPLTRYHIGADETAGAWLESPKCEAFIANNDKGVADKSELGAYFIERVANMLHDKGIEPAGWSDGMSHTRPEKMPAMNQSNIWDVVAYKGHQRAHKQANMGWEVVLSNPEVLYFDFPYEADPKEHGYYWASRATNSQKVFGFMPGNLPANAEQWLDIENNPFEADDRKVLDEKGQVISEPMGAGQAFYGIQGQLWSETIRSDEQAEYMIFPRLLMLAERAWHKPGWEVPYNHEGMLYNQSSGTFTTEARAQQAADWQQMANTLGHKELAKLDLAGIHYRVPTVGARIEDGKLSANIAFPGLGIEYREAGGNWQPYQGPVAVTKLPVEVRGVAADGTRKGRALEVK; this is encoded by the coding sequence ATGAAATTTTCCTTAGCCGCATCTGCGATTCTTCTCGCCCTCGGCGTCAGTGGGTGCTCACAAGCACCGGTCGAGCCTGCTGCCGTTGCCGCCGGGGCTTCGGTATTAAGCCAGGCCAGTTTGCAGGCCTTTGCCGACGGGCTTGACGTCAAATACCGGGTGATCACCAACAGACCCGATGACAACTGCATCAAGGACGTGGCCGAAGGGCGCTGCTTCCAGGCTGAAATTGTGCTGACATCAGCCATTGATTTCGACGGTCGCGATTTTGAAATCTATTACAGCCAGATGCGCCCTGTGCAGTCGGTGCAAAGCACAGACTTTGTGATTGAACACGTAAAAGGCGATTTGCATCGTATCAAGCCGACCGAGCGTTTCGGTGGATTCAAGGCCAATAAGAGCCAGACACTGGCGTTTCGCGGTGAGCTGTGGCAGCTGTCTGAAACCGATGCCATGCCCAATTACTACATCACATCGCCGGGGCTTAAGCCGGTGGTAATTGCCAGCACCAGGCTGGCGGTTGAGGCCGAAACCGGCCTTGAGCAGCGTCCTTACGTTGAAGCCTTTAGCGATGCCGATAAGCAGTATCGTCGCACCGACAACGACAAGCTGCCATGGGCGACAGCGGCTGTGCTGTTTGAAGGTAATGAATCGCTGGTGGCCGACCCCGCCGCTGCGGCCCAGCGCATCATCCCTGCGCCTTTGTCTCAAACCTTGGAAGCCGAGCTTGGCACGCTGGACTTGTCCGGCGGTATTGCGATTGAACTGCCCCAGGGACTGGATAAAGTTGCCATAGATGCTGCGCTGGCGCGTCTTGCCCGCCTCGGGATTGAGGAAGCCGCCACCGGTGCCAAGCTTAAGCTGGTAAGTGATGACTCACTCGATGAGGAAGCCTATCATCTCCTTATCCGCCCCGAGGGCGCCGAGATCAAAGCTGCCACCGAAGCAGGCTTTGCCTATGGTCTGTCATCGCTGGCCGCGCTTATTCAGCCCGGCAAACCGGTTATCACGGCCCAAAAAATCTCAGATGCGCCAAGATATGGCTTTCGCGGCATGCATGTTGATGTATCCCGTAACTTCCATTCCAAGGAGTTTATGCTGAGTCTCCTCGACCAGATGGCGGCCTATAAGCTCAACAAATTGCACCTGCATATGGGCGATGACGAGGGTTGGCGTCTCGAGATTGACGGCCTGCCGGAGCTCACCGAAATTGGCAGCAAACGTTGTCATGACCTTACCGAAGACACCTGCCTCCTGCCGCAGCTCGGCAGTGGTCCCGATGCCGATGTAAAGGTGAATGGCTTCTACACCAAGGCTGACTATATTGAGATCCTCAAATACGCCTCAGCCAGACAAATCCAGGTTATCCCGTCCATGGATATGCCCGGCCACAGCCGCGCTGCGGTAAAAGCCATGGAAGCCAGGTATCGTCGTCTCGCCGAAGCGGGCGATATCAAGGGCGCTGAAGAGTATCGCCTTATCGATCCGCAAGATAAGACGGTCTATAGCTCGGTCCAGTATTACGACGACAACACCCTGAACGTGTGCATCGAGTCCACCTATCACTTTGTCGATAAGGTAATTGATGAAATCGCCAAGCTCCATAGAGAGGCCGGACAGCCGCTGACCCGTTATCACATTGGCGCCGATGAAACCGCCGGTGCCTGGCTTGAGTCGCCCAAGTGCGAAGCCTTTATCGCCAACAACGACAAGGGGGTGGCCGATAAGAGTGAGCTGGGCGCTTACTTTATCGAGCGGGTGGCCAATATGCTGCACGACAAGGGCATCGAGCCTGCCGGTTGGAGTGATGGCATGAGCCATACCCGTCCGGAAAAAATGCCCGCCATGAACCAGAGCAATATCTGGGATGTGGTGGCCTACAAAGGCCATCAGCGTGCCCACAAGCAGGCCAATATGGGCTGGGAAGTGGTGTTGTCCAATCCCGAAGTCTTGTACTTCGATTTTCCCTACGAGGCAGACCCCAAGGAACATGGCTACTACTGGGCGAGCCGCGCCACCAATAGCCAGAAGGTTTTCGGCTTTATGCCCGGCAATCTGCCGGCCAATGCCGAGCAGTGGCTGGATATCGAGAACAACCCATTCGAGGCCGACGACAGAAAGGTTCTCGATGAGAAGGGACAGGTCATCAGTGAGCCCATGGGGGCTGGTCAGGCCTTTTACGGTATCCAGGGGCAGCTGTGGAGCGAAACCATTCGCAGTGATGAGCAGGCCGAGTACATGATTTTCCCCCGTCTGTTGATGCTGGCAGAGCGTGCCTGGCATAAACCCGGTTGGGAAGTGCCTTACAACCATGAGGGCATGCTCTATAACCAGAGCAGTGGCACCTTTACCACGGAGGCCCGAGCCCAGCAGGCCGCCGATTGGCAGCAGATGGCCAACACCCTTGGCCATAAAGAGCTCGCCAAGCTGGATCTGGCCGGTATTCATTATCGTGTGCCCACCGTTGGCGCCCGTATTGAGGATGGCAAGCTGTCGGCCAATATCGCCTTTCCGGGGCTTGGCATTGAATACCGTGAGGCCGGTGGCAATTGGCAGCCTTATCAGGGACCGGTTGCGGTAACCAAGTTGCCGGTTGAAGTGCGTGGTGTGGCGGCAGACGGTACTCGCAAGGGCCGTGCCCTCGAAGTGAAGTAA
- the nagK gene encoding N-acetylglucosamine kinase, with the protein MAFDQTLEGQLYLGIDGGGSKCRATLYNHKLDVLGTGVAGRANPLFGLEQTFESILTSTELALRDAGLSLSDAGSLVAGLGLAGVNVPRLLADVQGWQHPFKAMYVTSDLHTACIGAHQGGDGAVIITGTGSCGYVHVGEQSLCLGGHGFALGDKGSGAWLGLRAAQHVLLHLDGFAGPTALTERLFANLGVVDALGIVENLAGRSSSCYATLAREVLAAADEGDRVAEAILREGAAYISEMARKLFTLGPERFSMIGGLAEPLEKWLDADVVARLEPSLAAPETGAVLFAIQQHNKQSAA; encoded by the coding sequence ATGGCATTTGACCAGACCTTGGAAGGGCAGTTGTACCTGGGTATTGATGGTGGTGGCAGTAAGTGCCGGGCAACCCTGTACAACCACAAACTCGATGTGCTGGGCACCGGTGTAGCCGGGCGCGCCAACCCTTTGTTTGGGCTGGAGCAAACCTTCGAGTCCATTCTGACATCAACAGAGCTGGCGCTCAGGGATGCGGGTTTGAGCCTCAGTGATGCAGGTTCGCTGGTGGCTGGCCTCGGGCTTGCGGGGGTGAATGTGCCAAGGCTGCTTGCGGATGTACAGGGTTGGCAGCATCCCTTTAAGGCCATGTATGTGACCTCCGATTTACATACCGCCTGCATAGGTGCCCATCAGGGCGGAGACGGCGCCGTGATCATCACAGGAACGGGCTCCTGCGGTTATGTGCACGTTGGTGAGCAGAGTCTGTGCCTGGGCGGCCATGGTTTTGCCTTGGGTGATAAAGGCAGTGGAGCCTGGCTTGGGCTCAGGGCGGCTCAACATGTGCTGCTTCACCTCGATGGTTTTGCCGGGCCAACAGCTCTGACCGAGCGCCTCTTTGCCAATCTCGGTGTAGTTGATGCTTTGGGCATTGTTGAGAATCTGGCTGGCCGCTCTTCAAGCTGCTATGCCACCCTTGCCCGCGAGGTGCTGGCTGCTGCCGATGAAGGCGATAGGGTGGCAGAGGCCATACTGCGTGAGGGCGCGGCCTACATCAGTGAGATGGCCCGTAAGCTCTTTACCCTTGGCCCCGAGCGCTTCTCCATGATTGGTGGGCTGGCCGAGCCACTTGAAAAATGGCTCGATGCCGACGTAGTTGCGCGGTTGGAGCCTTCCCTGGCGGCGCCAGAAACCGGCGCAGTGCTATTCGCCATTCAGCAACATAACAAACAGTCAGCGGCCTGA
- the nagB-II gene encoding glucosamine-6-phosphate deaminase NagB-II has translation MTNTIMEQEARTAPAKIAAQLAANAQITAELGAKLRELNPRFVMIVGRGSSDHAGVFGKYLFEIETGVPTFAAAPSVASVYGKSLKLEGALVIVISQSGRSPDILAQARMAKNAGAFCVALVNDESAPIKDIVDVVLPLRAGEEKAVAATKSYLCTLSALIQLAAAWTQSESLAKAVDTMPAALEAAVSAEPQLTAEGIGAVRNLVVLGRGLGYAVSKEIALKLKEVCSIHAEAFSSAEFLHGPVTLVEKKLTIVDVCVGDESYASHIEQIENVSSRGADLVHLNQTSTDIHPRVAPLALLQRFYIDVAAVAVARGIDPDSPAGLKKVTQTL, from the coding sequence ATGACCAACACCATCATGGAGCAGGAAGCCCGCACGGCCCCTGCCAAAATCGCGGCCCAACTGGCTGCCAACGCTCAGATCACCGCCGAGCTCGGCGCCAAGCTGAGGGAACTCAATCCCCGCTTCGTGATGATTGTGGGTCGTGGCAGCTCAGATCACGCCGGTGTATTTGGCAAGTATCTTTTTGAAATCGAAACAGGTGTACCGACCTTTGCCGCCGCTCCTTCGGTGGCCAGCGTGTATGGCAAGTCGCTGAAACTCGAAGGCGCCCTGGTCATTGTGATCTCCCAGTCCGGTCGCAGCCCTGATATCCTTGCCCAGGCCCGTATGGCAAAAAACGCCGGTGCCTTCTGTGTGGCCTTGGTGAACGATGAATCTGCGCCCATCAAAGACATTGTGGATGTTGTACTGCCGCTGCGTGCCGGTGAAGAAAAGGCCGTTGCCGCCACCAAGAGCTACCTGTGTACCCTGTCTGCGCTTATCCAACTGGCTGCAGCATGGACCCAGAGCGAGTCGCTGGCCAAGGCCGTTGACACCATGCCTGCCGCGCTGGAAGCCGCTGTGAGCGCTGAGCCTCAGCTCACTGCCGAAGGCATCGGCGCCGTGCGTAACCTGGTGGTACTGGGCCGTGGCCTTGGTTATGCCGTCTCCAAAGAGATTGCCCTTAAGCTTAAAGAAGTGTGCTCTATTCACGCTGAAGCCTTCTCCAGTGCTGAATTCCTCCACGGTCCTGTGACCTTGGTTGAGAAGAAGCTGACCATTGTGGATGTGTGTGTGGGCGATGAGTCCTATGCCAGCCACATCGAGCAGATTGAGAACGTCAGCAGTCGCGGTGCCGATTTGGTTCACCTGAACCAAACCTCCACCGACATCCACCCACGGGTGGCGCCACTTGCTTTGCTGCAGCGCTTCTACATTGATGTGGCAGCCGTTGCCGTTGCCCGAGGCATTGACCCGGATTCACCGGCGGGCCTGAAAAAGGTTACCCAGACCCTGTAA
- the nagA gene encoding N-acetylglucosamine-6-phosphate deacetylase: MKTTLIAERLFDGEQFHHNVPVTVEDGHVLALDTAAGAAEVRLQGTLVPGFIDVQVNGGGGVLFNDTPTVAAIEAIGAAHARFGTTGYLPTLITDGVETMARAADAAAAAIAKGSPGVLGLHFEGPHLSVPKKGVHPESHIRRIGDRELEIFARQDLGLKVVTLAPENVSPEVIRALVDAGVKVCLGHSNADYATTMAALDAGATGFTHLYNAMSALTSREPGVVGAAIDSDKAWCGLIVDGHHVHSAAARIAIKAKPRGKVMLVTDAMPPVGMDDNASFELFGIEVVRQGDKLNALTGELAGCVLDMAGAVQNTVDMLGLPQAEAIRMASLYPAAFLGIDNRVGTLAFGKQADLVLLDGNGRCRGTWIGGKQVFGL; the protein is encoded by the coding sequence ATGAAAACGACCCTTATCGCCGAGCGCCTGTTTGATGGCGAGCAGTTTCACCACAATGTGCCTGTGACGGTGGAAGATGGCCATGTACTGGCCCTCGACACTGCAGCGGGTGCTGCCGAGGTGAGATTGCAGGGCACCCTGGTGCCTGGTTTTATCGATGTGCAGGTCAATGGTGGTGGTGGTGTGCTCTTTAACGACACCCCAACCGTGGCCGCCATCGAGGCCATTGGCGCTGCCCATGCCCGCTTTGGTACCACAGGTTATTTGCCGACGCTTATTACCGATGGGGTTGAGACCATGGCACGTGCAGCCGATGCTGCTGCGGCGGCTATCGCCAAAGGCTCCCCCGGTGTGCTTGGGCTGCACTTTGAGGGGCCACATCTGTCGGTGCCCAAAAAAGGTGTGCATCCTGAGTCGCATATTCGCCGCATTGGCGATCGGGAGCTGGAGATTTTTGCCCGCCAGGACCTGGGGCTGAAGGTTGTGACTCTGGCACCTGAGAATGTGTCTCCCGAGGTGATCCGCGCCCTGGTGGATGCCGGAGTGAAGGTGTGCCTTGGGCACTCCAATGCCGATTACGCGACCACGATGGCAGCGCTCGACGCGGGTGCCACCGGTTTTACCCACCTCTATAATGCCATGTCGGCATTGACCTCCCGTGAGCCCGGTGTAGTGGGCGCAGCCATCGACAGCGATAAAGCCTGGTGCGGTTTGATTGTTGATGGCCACCATGTGCACTCGGCGGCGGCCCGTATCGCCATTAAGGCCAAGCCCCGCGGCAAGGTGATGTTGGTGACCGACGCCATGCCCCCAGTAGGCATGGATGATAATGCCAGTTTTGAGCTGTTTGGCATTGAAGTGGTGCGTCAGGGCGACAAGCTCAATGCCCTGACCGGAGAGCTCGCTGGTTGTGTGCTGGATATGGCCGGTGCGGTGCAAAATACTGTCGACATGCTGGGACTGCCGCAGGCCGAAGCCATTCGCATGGCGTCACTTTATCCTGCCGCTTTCCTTGGCATAGACAATCGGGTGGGGACGCTTGCGTTCGGTAAGCAAGCGGATTTGGTGCTGCTGGATGGCAACGGCCGTTGCCGAGGTACCTGGATTGGTGGCAAGCAGGTGTTTGGCCTGTGA
- the nagX gene encoding transmembrane glucosamine N-acetyltransferase NagX, with product MGATQTKADKPRLMSLDALRGFDMFWILGGEKLFIALFALTGWSFWQAADAQMHHSQWHGFAFYDLIFPLFIFLSGVALGLSPKRLDKLPSAERNPIYRHAVKRLFLLLALGVLYNHGWGAGIPAHPEEVRYASVLGRIAFAWFFAALLVWHTSLRTQIVAAVVILLGYAAIQLWLPVPGGQAGVLTPAGSINAWVDTHFLPGSTYQHRPYDPEGILSTLPAIVNALMGVFVGRFIVTPHAKGDWAKAGLLAGAGMLALVLGWGLDGVLPVNKDLWTSSFVLVTTGWNLLFLALFYVVVDLLGAKRLAFPFVVIGVNSIIIYLASSLMNWDYFSKSLFGGFINALPMPAQALAAAIGFLLVQWALLYWMYRKGIFIRI from the coding sequence ATGGGAGCAACGCAGACCAAGGCCGACAAGCCGAGGCTGATGTCACTGGACGCCCTGAGGGGCTTTGACATGTTCTGGATCTTGGGCGGTGAGAAGTTGTTTATTGCGCTCTTTGCCCTGACGGGATGGTCCTTCTGGCAAGCCGCCGATGCCCAGATGCATCACAGCCAGTGGCATGGTTTTGCTTTTTACGATTTGATCTTCCCACTCTTTATCTTCCTCTCCGGTGTAGCCCTGGGGCTGTCACCCAAGCGGCTCGATAAACTGCCGTCTGCCGAGCGCAATCCCATTTATCGCCACGCGGTAAAGCGCTTGTTTTTGCTGTTAGCCCTGGGCGTGCTCTATAACCACGGCTGGGGCGCTGGCATTCCGGCTCATCCAGAAGAGGTGCGTTACGCCAGTGTGCTGGGCCGCATTGCCTTTGCCTGGTTCTTTGCCGCCCTGCTGGTTTGGCATACCAGCCTGCGCACTCAGATAGTGGCCGCCGTGGTGATTTTACTCGGGTACGCAGCGATTCAGCTGTGGCTGCCGGTGCCCGGAGGGCAGGCCGGTGTGCTGACGCCCGCCGGATCCATCAATGCCTGGGTAGATACCCATTTCTTGCCGGGGAGCACCTATCAACATCGCCCTTACGATCCTGAAGGCATTCTCTCGACCCTGCCTGCAATAGTGAATGCGCTGATGGGCGTATTCGTTGGCCGCTTTATTGTGACCCCCCATGCCAAGGGAGATTGGGCAAAGGCGGGCTTATTGGCTGGGGCAGGGATGTTGGCACTGGTGCTTGGCTGGGGCCTTGATGGCGTGCTGCCGGTCAACAAAGATTTGTGGACCTCAAGCTTTGTACTGGTGACCACAGGTTGGAATCTGCTGTTCCTCGCGCTCTTTTATGTGGTGGTGGATTTGCTGGGTGCCAAGCGCCTGGCATTTCCCTTTGTGGTGATTGGAGTGAACTCCATTATTATTTATCTCGCCTCGAGCCTGATGAATTGGGACTACTTCAGCAAGAGTCTTTTTGGTGGATTCATCAATGCCTTACCCATGCCAGCTCAGGCGCTGGCGGCAGCCATTGGATTTTTGCTGGTGCAGTGGGCGCTGCTTTACTGGATGTACCGCAAAGGCATATTCATCCGGATTTAA
- the nagP gene encoding N-acetylglucosamine MFS transporter NagP — translation MEMTLKSESKRSSVIPMAIVAGLFFILGFATWLNGSLMPYLKQILQLTPLQASLILFSFYIAVTFTALPSAWVIRKVGYKSGMAMGMGIMMIAGLLFIPAAKTQIFALFLFAQLVMGAGQTLLQTAVNPYVVRIGPEESAAARVSVMGILNKGAGVIAPLVFTALILDSFKDRVGTELTAAQIDEMANGLVIPYLGMALFIGFLAILVKKSPLPELESEEQDEQHNTKGQIGEALSHPNLALGVVALFFYVAVEVIAGDTIGTFALSLGVENYGVMTSYTMICMVAGYTLGILTIPRFISQPTALMISAILGVLLTLGILFGDNESYAIANAVLVPFGGAMLPDTLLMIAFLGLANAIVWPAVWPLALSGMGKLTSTGSALLVMGIAGGAFGPLFWGLTSQASSLGQQGGYMVMLPCYLFILFYAVKGHKMRSWK, via the coding sequence ATGGAAATGACACTTAAAAGTGAAAGTAAACGTAGCAGCGTTATCCCGATGGCGATTGTCGCGGGACTCTTTTTCATTCTTGGGTTTGCCACCTGGTTAAATGGCTCATTGATGCCTTACCTTAAGCAGATCCTTCAGCTCACCCCGCTTCAAGCTTCACTCATCCTCTTCTCTTTTTACATTGCCGTGACCTTTACCGCACTGCCCTCTGCCTGGGTTATTCGTAAGGTAGGTTATAAATCCGGTATGGCGATGGGGATGGGGATCATGATGATCGCCGGGCTGTTGTTTATCCCTGCGGCGAAGACCCAAATTTTTGCGCTGTTTTTGTTTGCTCAGCTGGTGATGGGCGCGGGGCAAACCTTACTGCAAACTGCCGTGAACCCCTATGTGGTGCGGATTGGCCCTGAAGAGTCAGCTGCAGCACGTGTCAGTGTCATGGGCATCTTGAATAAGGGCGCCGGTGTCATTGCACCTTTGGTATTCACGGCTCTGATCCTGGATTCGTTTAAAGACCGCGTGGGTACAGAGCTTACAGCTGCTCAAATCGATGAAATGGCAAATGGTTTGGTGATCCCCTATCTGGGTATGGCCTTGTTTATCGGTTTCCTCGCCATCTTAGTGAAGAAATCACCACTCCCTGAGTTAGAGAGTGAAGAGCAGGACGAGCAGCACAATACTAAAGGTCAGATTGGTGAAGCACTTTCACATCCGAATCTTGCCCTGGGTGTGGTTGCGCTGTTTTTCTATGTTGCGGTAGAGGTGATTGCCGGTGATACCATAGGTACCTTTGCCCTTTCTTTAGGGGTCGAAAATTACGGTGTGATGACCTCGTATACCATGATCTGTATGGTGGCGGGTTACACCTTAGGTATCTTAACCATCCCTCGATTTATCTCTCAGCCAACGGCACTCATGATCTCTGCCATTCTGGGTGTGCTGCTGACGTTGGGGATCCTGTTTGGCGATAATGAGTCCTATGCTATCGCCAACGCGGTATTGGTTCCCTTTGGCGGTGCAATGCTACCAGATACGCTTTTGATGATCGCATTTCTGGGTTTGGCAAATGCCATCGTATGGCCAGCAGTATGGCCTCTGGCACTGTCAGGTATGGGCAAGCTGACCAGTACCGGTTCAGCGCTGTTGGTGATGGGCATTGCTGGTGGTGCGTTTGGCCCACTGTTTTGGGGTCTTACCAGTCAAGCGTCGTCGCTGGGCCAGCAAGGTGGCTATATGGTGATGTTGCCCTGTTATCTGTTTATCCTGTTCTATGCCGTAAAAGGGCACAAGATGCGTAGCTGGAAGTAA
- a CDS encoding cytochrome b: MWRNRTSGYGWFAIGIHWTMAVLILGLFGLGLWMVELNYYSQWYRIAPFWHKGFGGVVFVLLLLRLMIRLRDPQPRALGAGAEVKLAKAVHLMLYLLPLALVISGYLISTADGRALALFDLIVIPALVSFPGQEDLAGQIHSVLAWLLIALVTAHALAAIKHHVIDKNATLIRILKPQKEL, encoded by the coding sequence ATGTGGCGAAATCGTACGTCGGGCTATGGCTGGTTCGCTATTGGAATTCACTGGACGATGGCGGTGCTTATCCTTGGGCTATTTGGGTTGGGGCTTTGGATGGTGGAGCTTAACTATTACAGCCAGTGGTATCGCATCGCGCCGTTTTGGCACAAAGGCTTCGGCGGCGTAGTGTTTGTTTTATTACTTTTGAGGCTGATGATTCGTTTAAGGGATCCGCAGCCACGCGCCTTGGGGGCGGGAGCCGAAGTCAAGTTGGCCAAAGCGGTGCATCTGATGCTTTACCTGCTGCCGTTGGCATTGGTGATAAGTGGTTACCTCATTTCAACAGCCGATGGACGGGCACTGGCGCTTTTTGACCTGATAGTGATTCCTGCCCTTGTGTCTTTCCCGGGACAGGAAGATCTGGCAGGGCAAATCCACAGTGTACTTGCCTGGCTGCTGATAGCCTTGGTGACGGCCCATGCCCTGGCTGCAATTAAACACCATGTTATTGATAAAAATGCCACCTTAATACGTATCCTAAAACCTCAAAAGGAACTCTGA
- a CDS encoding YceI family protein produces the protein MKKTLLSALFVSSLAAVPAFAADYVIDTQGAHASINFKVNHLGYSFVVGRFNDFGGEFSFDAKSPETANVKVTVNTQSLDSNHAERDKHLKSADFINAGKYPEAVFESTSVKAGSDGTLVIEGNFTLNGVTKPLTIDAVAIGEGSDPWGGYRAGFTGSTSFALKDYNINYDLGPASTHVTLDLVVEGIRK, from the coding sequence ATGAAAAAGACCCTGCTTTCTGCGCTGTTTGTTTCATCATTGGCTGCTGTTCCAGCATTTGCTGCGGACTATGTGATTGATACTCAGGGCGCGCACGCGTCTATCAATTTTAAAGTGAACCACCTGGGCTATAGTTTTGTGGTGGGGCGTTTTAACGACTTCGGCGGCGAGTTCAGTTTCGATGCCAAGTCACCGGAAACGGCCAACGTAAAGGTAACGGTCAACACCCAAAGCCTCGACTCCAATCACGCCGAGCGTGATAAACATTTAAAGAGTGCCGACTTTATTAATGCAGGTAAGTATCCCGAGGCCGTATTTGAGTCTACCTCTGTAAAGGCGGGTAGCGATGGCACTCTGGTTATCGAGGGCAACTTTACCCTTAACGGTGTGACCAAGCCTCTGACTATAGATGCCGTTGCCATCGGCGAAGGCAGCGATCCCTGGGGCGGCTACCGTGCCGGCTTTACCGGCAGTACCAGCTTTGCCCTCAAGGATTACAACATCAACTACGACCTGGGCCCAGCCTCTACCCATGTGACCCTGGACTTAGTGGTTGAAGGCATTCGTAAATAA